Proteins from one Bacteroides mediterraneensis genomic window:
- a CDS encoding DUF2764 family protein, with protein sequence MSSYYYLVAGLPSLSLDDGKLSYTVENFKSELYPSLSDKDKKLIDLFYLKFDNINLLKLLKDKDTGVDERGNFSAEDLLLLIEAVRQGDAREKKFPSYLYDFVALYLQNAGEEHFVAEEALAAAYYAYAMKCGNRFVSRWFEFSLNVNNILSAYISRKYKLEVAPRIVGDTEVCELLRTSNARDFGLGEQLEYMEDLQRIAEMDELVEREKKTDLLAWKWLEDESFFNYFTVERLFVFLLQLEMIERWISLDKEKGSELFRQMIQHLKEEVQIPEEFRK encoded by the coding sequence ATGAGCAGCTATTATTACTTGGTAGCCGGTTTGCCTTCTTTGTCTTTAGACGATGGCAAGCTGAGCTATACCGTTGAAAACTTTAAATCTGAACTTTATCCTTCGTTGTCTGATAAGGACAAAAAGCTGATTGATTTGTTTTACCTGAAATTTGATAACATAAATCTACTTAAATTATTAAAGGATAAGGACACGGGAGTGGACGAACGAGGAAATTTTTCTGCTGAAGATTTGCTTCTCCTGATAGAGGCTGTTCGGCAGGGGGACGCTCGTGAGAAAAAATTCCCTTCTTATTTGTATGATTTTGTAGCATTGTATCTTCAGAATGCAGGTGAAGAACATTTCGTTGCTGAGGAGGCACTTGCGGCTGCGTATTATGCGTATGCCATGAAATGTGGTAATCGCTTTGTAAGCCGCTGGTTTGAGTTCAGTCTGAATGTGAACAATATCCTTTCTGCTTATATCTCACGTAAATATAAACTGGAAGTAGCTCCACGGATAGTGGGAGATACCGAGGTCTGTGAGCTGTTGAGAACGTCGAATGCGCGTGATTTCGGCTTGGGCGAGCAGTTGGAGTATATGGAAGACTTGCAACGTATTGCAGAAATGGATGAACTGGTGGAACGGGAAAAGAAGACAGATTTGCTGGCTTGGAAATGGCTGGAAGACGAGTCGTTCTTCAATTATTTCACGGTAGAGCGTCTGTTTGTTTTCTTGTTACAGCTGGAGATGATTGAACGCTGGATTTCACTGGATAAAGAAAAGGGAAGCGAACTGTTCCGTCAGATGATTCAGCATTTGAAGGAAGAAGTACAGATTCCGGAAGAGTTTAGAAAATAG
- a CDS encoding V-type ATP synthase subunit I, producing the protein MIAKMTKVTFLVYHKEYDCFLKSIRDLGVVHVVTKAQGGAENASLQESIRLSARYASAIKLLQGMGVPSAEVRQGDADSGEQALQQTEELLHQSQQLAHRLQAVEKEVAALEPWGDFDPQNISRLQAAGYQTGFYICSEKQFKPEWTDLYHATVINRVGSKLYFVTITKGDAVPELEVETAKLPENSLSVLQQTVTDLKAQQETLQNKLKELAGTVIPDLQAAQYRVHSQIEFSKVVLSTDALADNKLMLLEGWIPTERVAEMTEYLRSQEVYYETAAPVPGDDVPILLENKGFFRLFEPIMRLYMLPKYNELDLTPFFAPFFMLFFGLCLGDSGYGLFMLLAVTLYRLFAKKLSASMKPILTLVQILGASTMVCGLLTGTCFGFNLYDIQLPLFQTLKESISLDNQQMFNLSLILGGVQIIFGMILKAVNQTIQFGVKYAISTIGWILILVSTAVAFAAPGVMAMGGTLHLVFLGIGVLMAYLYNSPDKNVFVNIGLGLWDSYNMATGLLGDVLSYVRLFALGLSGGILASVFNSLAVGMSPDNVIAGPIVMVLIFVIGHAINIFMNVLGAMVHPMRLTFVEFFKNAGYEGGGKEYKPFKN; encoded by the coding sequence ATGATTGCAAAAATGACAAAGGTTACTTTTTTGGTGTACCATAAAGAGTATGATTGTTTTTTGAAAAGTATCCGTGACCTGGGAGTCGTACATGTGGTGACAAAGGCGCAGGGAGGAGCCGAAAACGCTTCCTTGCAGGAAAGTATCCGCTTGTCGGCCCGGTATGCTTCTGCCATCAAATTGTTGCAGGGAATGGGAGTGCCTTCTGCGGAGGTCCGTCAAGGAGACGCGGATAGCGGAGAACAAGCTTTGCAGCAAACGGAAGAATTGCTTCATCAGTCACAGCAACTTGCCCATCGCCTTCAGGCGGTAGAAAAAGAAGTGGCCGCCTTGGAACCGTGGGGCGATTTCGACCCTCAAAATATCTCCCGCTTACAGGCTGCCGGTTATCAGACAGGTTTTTATATCTGTTCAGAAAAGCAGTTCAAGCCGGAATGGACGGATTTATATCATGCAACGGTCATCAACCGGGTTGGTTCGAAACTCTATTTTGTAACGATTACGAAAGGTGATGCTGTGCCGGAACTGGAAGTGGAAACGGCCAAGTTGCCGGAAAATTCGCTTTCCGTTTTGCAACAAACCGTCACCGATTTGAAGGCGCAGCAGGAAACGCTTCAAAATAAATTGAAGGAACTGGCCGGAACTGTAATTCCGGATTTGCAGGCTGCCCAGTATCGGGTACATTCGCAGATTGAGTTCTCGAAGGTAGTATTGAGTACCGATGCTTTGGCCGACAATAAACTGATGTTGCTGGAGGGATGGATTCCAACGGAGCGTGTCGCGGAAATGACCGAGTATCTCCGTTCGCAGGAAGTCTATTATGAGACAGCGGCTCCTGTACCGGGGGATGATGTACCTATCCTTTTGGAGAATAAAGGTTTCTTCCGGTTGTTTGAGCCGATTATGCGGTTGTATATGTTGCCGAAGTACAACGAACTGGACTTGACGCCGTTCTTTGCTCCGTTCTTTATGCTGTTCTTCGGTCTCTGCCTGGGAGATTCCGGATATGGTTTGTTTATGTTGCTGGCCGTCACATTGTATCGCTTGTTTGCTAAGAAACTGAGTGCATCCATGAAGCCGATTCTGACTTTGGTGCAGATTCTGGGCGCTTCGACTATGGTGTGCGGTTTGCTGACGGGTACCTGTTTCGGATTTAACCTGTATGATATCCAGCTGCCGCTTTTCCAAACTTTGAAGGAATCCATTTCGCTGGACAACCAGCAGATGTTCAATCTTTCACTGATTCTGGGAGGAGTGCAGATTATTTTCGGTATGATTCTGAAAGCTGTCAATCAGACTATTCAGTTTGGTGTGAAATATGCCATCTCTACCATTGGTTGGATTTTGATTCTGGTCAGCACGGCGGTTGCTTTTGCGGCTCCGGGTGTAATGGCAATGGGAGGTACCCTGCATCTGGTCTTTTTGGGTATTGGCGTACTGATGGCTTATCTGTACAATAGTCCGGATAAGAATGTGTTTGTCAATATCGGTTTAGGGTTGTGGGACAGCTACAACATGGCTACCGGCTTGCTGGGTGATGTCTTGTCGTACGTCCGTCTGTTTGCCTTGGGCCTTTCCGGTGGCATTCTGGCCAGTGTATTCAACAGTCTGGCTGTCGGAATGAGTCCGGACAATGTGATTGCCGGTCCTATCGTCATGGTATTGATATTTGTCATCGGCCATGCCATCAATATCTTTATGAATGTGTTGGGTGCCATGGTGCATCCGATGCGTCTGACCTTCGTGGAATTCTTCAAGAATGCCGGGTACGAAGGAGGAGGAAAGGAGTATAAACCTTTCAAGAATTAA
- a CDS encoding V-type ATP synthase subunit B, translating into MATKAFQKIYTKISQITKATCSLKATGVGYDELAMVNGKLAQVVKIAGDEVTLQVFEGTEGIPTNAEVVFLGKSPTLKVSEQLAGRFFNAFGEPIDGGPEVEGTEVEIGGPSVNPVRRKQPSELIATGIAGIDLNNTLVSGQKIPFFADPDQPFNQVMANVALRAQTDKIILGGMGMTNDDYLYFKNVFSNAGALDRIISFVNTTENPPVERLLIPDMALTAAEYFAVEHNEKVLVLLTDMTSYADALAIVSNRMDQIPSKDSMPGSLYSDLAKIYEKAVQFPSGGSITIIAVTTLSGGDITHAVPDNTGYITEGQLFLRRDSDIGKVIVDPFRSLSRLKQLVSGKKTRKDHPQVMNAAVRLYADAANAKTKMENGFDLTNYDERALAFAKDYANQLLAIDVNLNTTEMLDVTWGLFRKYFKPEEVNIKKEFVDQYWKK; encoded by the coding sequence ATGGCGACAAAAGCTTTTCAAAAAATATATACAAAGATTAGCCAGATAACCAAGGCCACTTGTTCGCTGAAAGCGACGGGGGTAGGTTATGATGAACTGGCTATGGTGAACGGCAAGCTGGCGCAGGTGGTGAAGATTGCCGGAGATGAGGTGACCCTGCAGGTCTTTGAAGGTACGGAAGGTATTCCGACCAATGCAGAGGTTGTTTTCTTGGGCAAATCTCCTACACTGAAAGTGAGCGAGCAGCTGGCCGGACGTTTCTTCAATGCTTTCGGTGAACCGATTGACGGAGGACCGGAGGTGGAAGGTACGGAAGTGGAAATCGGTGGTCCGTCGGTGAATCCGGTCCGTCGTAAGCAGCCTTCAGAGCTGATAGCAACGGGTATTGCCGGTATCGACCTCAACAATACGCTGGTGTCCGGACAGAAGATTCCGTTCTTTGCCGACCCGGACCAGCCTTTTAATCAGGTAATGGCCAATGTGGCCTTGCGTGCGCAGACCGATAAGATTATTTTGGGTGGTATGGGTATGACAAACGACGACTACCTTTATTTTAAGAATGTATTCTCGAACGCAGGTGCCCTCGACCGTATCATCAGTTTTGTGAATACCACGGAGAATCCGCCGGTAGAACGTCTGCTGATTCCGGATATGGCATTGACTGCTGCCGAATATTTTGCGGTGGAGCACAATGAAAAGGTACTGGTATTGCTGACGGATATGACTTCGTATGCCGATGCGTTGGCTATCGTGTCCAACCGTATGGACCAGATTCCGTCGAAGGATTCTATGCCGGGTTCACTCTATTCCGACTTGGCGAAGATTTACGAAAAAGCTGTGCAGTTCCCGAGTGGAGGGTCTATCACGATTATTGCGGTGACCACCCTTTCGGGAGGAGATATTACGCATGCAGTGCCGGATAATACAGGTTACATTACGGAAGGTCAGCTCTTCTTGCGTCGTGACAGCGATATCGGTAAGGTAATTGTCGATCCGTTCCGTTCATTGTCACGTCTGAAACAGCTGGTAAGCGGTAAGAAGACCCGTAAAGATCATCCGCAGGTGATGAATGCCGCCGTACGTCTGTATGCCGATGCAGCCAATGCCAAGACCAAGATGGAAAACGGTTTCGACCTGACCAATTACGATGAACGTGCGTTGGCTTTTGCCAAGGATTATGCCAACCAGTTGCTGGCCATCGATGTGAACCTGAACACGACCGAAATGTTGGATGTGACCTGGGGATTATTCCGGAAATATTTCAAGCCGGAAGAGGTGAACATCAAGAAAGAATTCGTAGATCAGTATTGGAAGAAATAA
- a CDS encoding glycosyltransferase, translated as MMKQLLTPDYIFESSWEVCNKVGGIYTVLSTRAKTLQNTFPDRIFFIGPDVWLGKENPLFAEEPKLLQAWKEHAVKKDGLNIRVGRWNIPGKPIAILVDFTPFYKDKNDIYTQAWLDFHVDSLHAYGDYDEASMFSYAAGKVVESFYRYNLTMSDKVIYQAHEWMTGMGALYLQKHVPEIATIFTTHATTIGRSIAGNNKPLYDYLFAYNGDQMARELNVESKHSIEKQTAHFVDCFTTVSDITNNECKELLEKEADVVLMNGFEDDFVPKGEMFGKKRKYARALLLNLANKLLGTHLDDDTLIVATSGRYEFKNKGINVYLEALNRLTREKNLTREVLAFVNVPGWVGEAREDLKQRLESDKDYDTPLECPFITHWLHNMSHDQVLDMLKYLNMSNAADSKVKVIFVPCYLNGKDGILNEGYYDLVIGADMSVYPSYYEPWGYTPLESVAFKVPTITTDLAGFGLWVNSLKGRPGTLQDGVKVIHRTDYNYSEVADVIRDTITEFSNLPESEVEVIRENASDIAEKALWKHFIRYYYEAYDIALRKAKERCTSYKK; from the coding sequence ATGATGAAACAGCTACTAACACCTGATTATATTTTCGAATCTAGTTGGGAAGTATGTAATAAAGTGGGTGGCATCTACACTGTATTGTCTACAAGAGCAAAAACCTTGCAGAATACTTTCCCTGATCGAATCTTTTTTATAGGGCCAGATGTCTGGTTGGGTAAGGAAAATCCTTTGTTTGCCGAAGAGCCTAAGCTTCTTCAAGCGTGGAAGGAACATGCAGTCAAGAAAGACGGGTTGAATATTCGTGTAGGACGTTGGAACATTCCTGGAAAACCGATTGCCATTCTAGTGGATTTTACGCCTTTTTATAAAGACAAAAATGATATCTATACGCAGGCATGGCTTGACTTTCATGTGGATTCCCTGCATGCTTATGGAGATTATGATGAAGCTTCCATGTTTTCATACGCAGCTGGAAAAGTGGTCGAAAGTTTTTACAGGTACAATCTGACCATGTCTGATAAGGTAATTTACCAAGCTCATGAGTGGATGACCGGAATGGGAGCCCTTTATCTGCAAAAACATGTACCAGAAATAGCCACAATCTTTACTACACACGCAACTACCATCGGACGTTCCATTGCCGGGAACAACAAACCTCTCTATGATTATTTATTCGCTTATAACGGTGACCAGATGGCCCGTGAACTGAATGTAGAGTCTAAACATTCCATCGAGAAGCAGACTGCGCATTTTGTGGACTGTTTTACGACTGTCAGCGATATTACAAATAATGAATGCAAGGAATTGCTGGAGAAAGAAGCGGATGTGGTGTTGATGAATGGTTTTGAAGATGATTTCGTTCCGAAAGGTGAAATGTTCGGGAAGAAACGGAAATATGCAAGGGCTTTGCTCTTGAACTTGGCTAACAAGCTGTTGGGTACACATCTGGATGATGACACACTGATTGTGGCAACCAGCGGTCGCTATGAGTTTAAGAATAAAGGTATCAATGTGTATCTGGAAGCCTTGAACCGTTTGACACGTGAGAAGAATCTGACACGTGAGGTCCTGGCCTTTGTCAATGTCCCGGGATGGGTAGGCGAGGCGCGTGAAGACTTGAAGCAGCGTCTGGAGAGTGACAAAGATTATGATACTCCGTTGGAGTGTCCTTTCATAACGCATTGGTTGCATAATATGAGCCATGACCAAGTGTTGGATATGCTGAAATACCTGAACATGTCCAATGCAGCCGATTCAAAGGTGAAGGTTATTTTTGTGCCTTGCTATTTGAATGGGAAGGATGGCATTTTGAATGAAGGATATTATGATTTGGTTATCGGAGCAGATATGAGCGTTTATCCTTCTTATTATGAGCCTTGGGGATATACTCCATTGGAAAGTGTGGCATTCAAGGTTCCTACCATCACTACGGACTTGGCCGGATTTGGCCTATGGGTAAATTCCTTGAAAGGACGTCCTGGAACTTTACAGGATGGTGTAAAAGTGATTCATAGAACCGATTATAATTATTCGGAAGTGGCTGATGTGATTCGGGATACAATCACGGAATTCTCCAATCTGCCGGAATCTGAAGTTGAAGTGATTCGTGAAAATGCTTCCGATATCGCGGAGAAAGCTTTGTGGAAACATTTTATCCGCTATTATTATGAAGCTTATGATATCGCTTTGCGTAAGGCTAAGGAACGTTGCACTTCTTATAAAAAATGA
- a CDS encoding V-type ATP synthase subunit D, whose translation MAIKFQYNKTSLQQLEKQLKVRVRTLPIIKNKESALRMEVKRCKEEAAGLEERLEAQISSYEHMHALWNEFDASLVRVKDVHLGVRKIAGVRVPLLDEVEFDIRPFSLFCSPKWYADGIHLLKKLAETAIEREFTLAKLDLLEHARKKTTQKVNLFEKVQIPGYQDALRKIKRFMEDEENLSKSSQKILKSIQEKRKEAEV comes from the coding sequence ATGGCAATAAAATTTCAGTATAACAAGACCTCTTTGCAACAGCTTGAAAAGCAGCTGAAGGTCCGTGTGCGTACGCTCCCTATCATTAAGAATAAGGAGAGTGCCTTGCGCATGGAAGTGAAACGCTGCAAGGAAGAAGCTGCCGGGCTGGAGGAACGACTGGAAGCGCAAATCTCCTCATACGAGCACATGCATGCCCTTTGGAATGAGTTTGATGCCTCATTGGTAAGGGTAAAAGATGTGCATCTGGGTGTGCGGAAGATTGCAGGCGTCCGTGTTCCGTTGCTGGATGAGGTGGAGTTTGATATCCGGCCATTTAGTTTATTCTGTAGCCCGAAGTGGTATGCCGACGGTATTCATCTGTTGAAGAAACTTGCCGAAACAGCCATCGAAAGAGAGTTTACGCTTGCTAAACTCGATTTGTTGGAACATGCACGAAAGAAGACCACTCAGAAGGTGAACTTGTTCGAAAAGGTGCAGATACCGGGTTATCAGGATGCGCTGCGGAAAATCAAACGCTTTATGGAAGATGAGGAGAACTTGTCAAAATCCTCTCAGAAGATTTTGAAGTCTATTCAGGAGAAAAGAAAGGAGGCGGAAGTATGA
- a CDS encoding OmpA family protein: MRKAPLIALAGLLIIGSTSCVTKKKFLIAENGRIEALSRGDNLQGQLNECHNEMEKMRKQIDKLQQDTNRQGNSIRHYQQLLSSNMNEQEKLNSLLGEKLKELDEREKTIQQLQGMIDQQNAKVQDLLSSVKDALLGFSSDELTVREQNGKVYVAMSDKLLFQSGSAKLDKRGEEALGKLAEVLNKQTEIDVYIEGHTDNKPIHTAQFKDNWDLSVIRATSVVRILIEKYQVNPLQIQPCGRGEFMPVADNESAEGRAKNRRTEIIMAPKLDKLFQMLQK, translated from the coding sequence ATGAGAAAAGCACCCTTAATCGCACTCGCAGGTCTCTTAATAATAGGTAGCACATCCTGCGTAACCAAGAAGAAATTCCTTATCGCCGAAAACGGCAGAATAGAAGCCCTTTCCAGGGGAGATAACCTGCAAGGCCAGCTGAATGAATGCCACAATGAGATGGAAAAGATGCGCAAGCAAATAGACAAATTGCAGCAAGACACCAACCGCCAGGGAAACTCCATACGGCATTATCAGCAACTGTTGTCCAGCAACATGAACGAACAGGAAAAGCTGAATTCCCTGCTAGGAGAAAAACTGAAAGAACTGGACGAACGGGAAAAAACCATTCAGCAACTGCAAGGAATGATTGACCAGCAGAATGCCAAAGTACAAGACCTGCTCAGCAGTGTAAAAGATGCATTGCTCGGCTTCAGCAGTGACGAACTGACAGTACGGGAACAGAACGGGAAAGTGTATGTAGCCATGTCGGACAAACTGCTGTTCCAGTCCGGAAGCGCCAAACTGGATAAACGAGGTGAAGAAGCCCTGGGAAAACTGGCTGAGGTATTGAACAAACAGACGGAAATAGACGTTTACATTGAAGGACATACTGACAACAAGCCCATCCACACTGCACAATTCAAGGACAATTGGGACTTAAGCGTTATCCGAGCTACCTCCGTGGTGCGTATCCTGATTGAAAAATACCAAGTCAACCCACTTCAGATACAACCCTGCGGACGTGGTGAATTCATGCCTGTTGCCGACAACGAAAGTGCTGAAGGACGGGCAAAAAACCGCCGGACAGAAATTATCATGGCCCCGAAACTGGACAAACTGTTCCAGATGCTACAAAAATAA
- a CDS encoding V-type ATP synthase subunit A, translating to MATKGTVIGVIANMVTLTVDGPVAQNEICYISTGGDRLMAEVIKVVGKNVYVQVFESTRGLKVGAEAEFTGHMLEVTLGPGMLSKNYDGLQNDLDKMEGVFLKRGQYTYPLDKEKKWLFKPIVNAGDEVGPSAWLGEVEENHQPLKIMVPFQLQGTYKVKSIVAEGEYTIEDTVAVLTDAEGNEIPVNMIQKWPVKKAMTNYKEKPRPYKLLETGVRVIDTMNPIVEGGTGFIPGPFGTGKTVLQHAISKQAEADIVIIAACGERANEVVEIFTEFPELVDPHTGRKLMERTIIVANTSNMPVAAREASVYTAMTMAEFYRAMGLKVLLMADSTSRWAQALREMSNRMEELPGPDAFPMDLSAIISNFYGRAGFVHLNNGQTGSITFIGTVSPAGGNLKEPVTENTKKVARCFYALEQERADRKRYPAVNPIDSYSKYLEYPEFESYITEHINGEWIGKVTELKTRLLRGKEIAEQINILGDDGVPVEYHVIFWKSELIDFVILQQDAFDEVDAVTPMERQEEIVNMVIDICHTDFSFDNFVEVMDYFKKMINICKQMNYSPFRSPQYTDFRKQLQDLVDERKVK from the coding sequence ATGGCAACAAAAGGAACTGTGATAGGCGTAATCGCCAATATGGTTACATTGACAGTCGACGGTCCGGTAGCACAGAATGAAATCTGTTACATTTCGACCGGAGGCGACCGCCTGATGGCTGAGGTCATCAAAGTGGTGGGCAAAAATGTGTATGTACAGGTTTTTGAAAGTACACGTGGACTGAAAGTGGGTGCGGAAGCCGAATTTACGGGCCACATGCTGGAAGTGACATTGGGACCAGGCATGCTTTCGAAGAACTATGATGGCTTGCAGAATGACCTTGACAAAATGGAGGGGGTATTCTTGAAACGTGGCCAGTACACTTATCCGTTGGACAAGGAAAAGAAATGGTTATTCAAACCCATCGTGAATGCCGGTGATGAAGTGGGCCCTTCTGCCTGGTTGGGCGAAGTGGAAGAAAATCATCAACCGTTGAAGATTATGGTACCTTTCCAGCTTCAGGGCACTTATAAGGTGAAATCCATTGTAGCGGAAGGTGAATATACGATAGAAGATACAGTCGCAGTCTTGACGGACGCGGAAGGCAACGAGATTCCGGTGAATATGATTCAGAAATGGCCGGTGAAGAAGGCGATGACCAATTATAAAGAGAAGCCGCGTCCTTATAAACTGCTGGAAACGGGTGTGCGTGTCATTGATACGATGAACCCGATTGTGGAAGGAGGTACGGGATTTATTCCGGGACCGTTTGGTACAGGAAAGACGGTGCTTCAGCACGCGATTTCCAAACAGGCCGAGGCGGATATCGTGATTATTGCAGCTTGTGGTGAACGTGCCAATGAGGTAGTGGAAATCTTTACAGAGTTCCCGGAGCTGGTAGACCCGCATACAGGACGGAAGCTGATGGAGCGTACAATTATCGTGGCCAATACTTCCAACATGCCGGTAGCTGCCCGTGAGGCGTCTGTGTATACGGCTATGACGATGGCTGAATTTTATCGCGCCATGGGACTGAAGGTCTTGCTGATGGCCGACTCTACTTCTCGTTGGGCACAAGCTTTGCGTGAGATGTCCAACCGTATGGAGGAACTTCCCGGACCGGATGCGTTCCCGATGGACCTTTCTGCCATTATCTCCAACTTCTACGGTCGTGCGGGATTTGTACACCTGAACAATGGACAGACAGGTTCCATTACTTTTATCGGTACGGTATCACCGGCCGGAGGTAACTTGAAGGAACCGGTGACGGAAAATACGAAGAAGGTAGCCCGCTGTTTTTATGCTTTGGAGCAGGAACGTGCCGACCGTAAGCGTTATCCGGCCGTAAACCCGATTGATTCTTATTCAAAGTATCTGGAATATCCTGAATTTGAGTCCTATATCACAGAGCATATCAATGGGGAATGGATTGGCAAGGTGACAGAACTGAAGACGCGTCTGTTGCGTGGTAAGGAAATCGCCGAGCAGATTAACATCTTGGGTGATGACGGTGTGCCGGTGGAATATCACGTGATTTTCTGGAAATCGGAACTGATTGACTTTGTGATCTTGCAGCAGGATGCGTTTGATGAGGTGGATGCAGTGACTCCGATGGAACGTCAGGAAGAAATCGTGAATATGGTGATTGATATTTGCCATACGGATTTCAGCTTCGACAATTTTGTGGAAGTGATGGACTACTTCAAGAAGATGATCAATATCTGCAAGCAGATGAACTATTCACCGTTCCGTTCTCCGCAGTACACGGACTTCCGGAAACAGTTGCAGGATTTGGTGGATGAACGAAAAGTAAAATAA